TTTGGAAATGTTCTTTTCCAGGCATGCTTCGCAGATATATTGTGTGCCGGTGAAGTTGATGCGTTCGTAGGTTTCAAACCCGATGCCCCATTGATCTGTAATGGCAGCAGAATGGATCACAATATCGCAGCCGATCACTGCATCCAGCACATCTTTTTTATTATCGATATTCCCATACCAGATCTCGCAGGGCACATCAGTGATGCCGGTAAGATTGGCATTCATTCTCACTAAGACCCGCACATCATATTGTATGCGACAAAGTTGCCTGGCGAGGTTGGCGCCGAGAAATCCATTCGCTCCGGTTATCAGTACTTTCTTTCTTTTCATAAAATCAGGTGGCAGACCACTGCATTTCTTTTTTTACTTCTTTGGATACCAGTCTTAACCTGAATCCCAGTGGAAGGAACCACATCAGGAATTGGTTGAGTTTGTTCATCATACCGGGAATGATCACGGGATATCGTGATAATGTTTTTTTCACGGCTATGCGTGCGATATCTGAAGTGGATAGCAATCCCATCTTCCCCTTCATTCCCTGGTGAATGATGCGTCTGCTGGTATTGCTGTTGGTCATGATCGGACCGGGATAGAGCACGCTGACTGATAATCCGGTTCCTGCGAACTCTTCCCGCAATCCAAGTGAAAAAGAAGAGATGAATGCTTTGGAAGCAGGGTAGACTGTTTTATAGGCGATAGGTGTGAAAGCTGCCATGCTGCTCACGTTCAGGATATAACTGCTGGGTTGTTTGAGCAGGTGCGGTATCAACAGTCGAGTCAGTAATGAAGTGCTTCTCACGTTGAGTTGAATGATATCGTCGATCCTCTCCAGTGGTGTGTCTGTGAGAGCGGAAGTTCCGCCGATGCCGGCATTGCTGATCAGGAAATCGATATTGAATTGATCCGTAACAGTACTGGCATATAACTGCAATGCATCAGTGTCTCTCAGATCAAATTCATAGCACTGCACTTTAATGCCGTATTCGGTTTTCAGTTCAGCGGCCAGGCTTTCAAGATTGCTGCCAGGCAGGGAGAACAAAACAAGATTCTTCCTTCTCCTCGCGCACTCCACGGCAAACGCCCTGCCTAATCCCGAGCCTGCTCCTGTGATCAATGTGTAAGTCATGGTACGTGTTTGTTGACATCCCAAAATTGATGGATGAGGAGGAGTCCGCCTTCAATTTTCTCATGAGTTGTTGAATAATTCCCATCAATTGTCAGGGCCTGACCGGCTTAACTTTTACTTAACGGTTGGAAGTTTTTTACCGGGTGGCAATAATTCAGTACCTTTTTGAACATTTTTATCCAATAATCATCATTTTTTATGGCAACAGATTTTGACCTTGTGGTAATCGGATCAGGCCCCGGCGGCTATACAGCTGCTATCAGGGCCTCACAGCTTGGATTTAAAACAGCGATAGTTGAAAAATATCCCGTTCTCGGAGGTACCTGTACCAACGTGGGGTGTATCCCTTCGAAAGCGATGCTGGACAGCTCGGAAAATTTTGACATCATCAACCACAAAGTAGGTAAGCAGGGCATAGAGGTGAGCGGTGCGAAAGTCAATTTCCCCCAGCTCACAGAAAGGAACAGGAATGTGGTGAAACAGAATAACGACGGCCTGAACTTCCTGATGAGAAAAAACAAGATCCAGGTACTGACAGGCGTGGCCAGTTTTGTTGACAATACCAAAATCAATATCACCAACGGTTCAGAACAACCGAAATCGGTGACCAGCAAATACTTCATCATCGCCACCGGTTCCAAACCATCTTCCATCCCCGGCGTGAATATCGACAAAGAACGAATCATCACATCCACTGAAGCGCTTTACCTGAAGGAACAGCCGAAGGAAATGGTGATCATCGGCGGAGGAGTAATTGGTGTGGAACTGGCTTCAGCCTATCATCGTATTGGCACAAAGATCACCATCATCGAGTATGCTGACAGCCTGATCCCAACAATGGACAAGGAACTTGGCAAGGAGTTGCAGAAGCTCCTCACAAAAGGCGGCATCAATGTGCTGGTGAATTCTCCGGTGAAATCCGCAGAGAACACAGGTTCCGGCGTGAAAGTGAAATTTGCTGACGCGAACAAGAACGAACAGGAGATCAATGCCGATTATTGCCTGGTTGCAGTAGGCCGCCGCGCTTACACTACAGGACTGGGACTGGAGAACACGAAAGTGCAGGTAGAGAAAGGACTGGTGGTAGTGAACGATCAATTGCAGACAGCAGTTGAAAATATCTATGCCATTGGCGATGTGGTCCGCGGCCCCATGCTGGCGCACAAAGCAGAGGACGAAGGCGTGGCCGTAGTTGATGGCATTGCCGGAAAACCGCATAAGATCAATTACCTCCGCATTCCTGGTGTAGTGTACACCTGGCCTGAAGTTGCAGGAGTTGGTTACACCGAAGAACAACTGAAAGCTGAAGGGATCGAGTACCGTAAAGGAAAATTCCCCTTCATGGCAAGCGGCCGTGCACGCGCATCAGACGATACTGATGGATTTGTAAAAGTACTCAGCGATCCCAAATATGGCGAAGTATTGGGTGTTCATATCATTGGCGCGAGAGCTGCTGACCTGATTGCGCAGGCTGTACTGGCTATGGAGTTTGAACTTACCGATAATGAGCTCTGCAAGATCTCTTACGCTCACCCAACTTTCTCCGAAGCGTTGAAAGATGCCTACCTGATCTCATCAGGCCGCGGAGCGATCAATATTTAATTCCATTTTTCCACAATAGAAAAGAGAAGCCCCTCGAAAGGCTTCTCTTTTTTTACGGCTATCCTTATCGTAATAGAGCGCGAAACTTTTCATAAGCTGCCAGCAGCTCTTCATGAGACATCAGTTCAAGACTGTCGAAAAACAGATGTTTCTCTTTGAGTTGATAATAGTGCACTTTACGCCTGTTCACCGTATCCTTCATTACATAGAAATGATGTTGCATATTCACATATGCATAGTTTTTGTAGGTGTCTATTTTCGACTGTGTGAGTTTTTTATCTGCAATGATCTTGTGGTGGATCTTCACTTCCACGGGCATCGTACAGGTATTGCAGGTATAACTGCTTTTGATGGAATAGTATTTGCCCTGCTGCGATAATTCTCCTTTTTTACTTTTCCAGGATTGAGTGGATGGATGATACAGGAGCGTATCTGAATGGAGTTCGCGGGGGAATTTTTCCATATGGATGAAATCTGCATAAGCGCTGTCGTTGCTGATCTTCAGGAAGAGGAGATCCCATCCGTTACCGCCGCGATAAAACCCGGCCGGCAGCTTTGAGTTCCCGGGAAATTTTGTGGCTTTGAAATAACAGCCTGCCAGCATTGGAATAAAACATAAAACAAGAATGAGTCTTTTCATCGTATCTGATTGTACAGAACGCTCAGCGCTCCGGTATACCAGATGCGGGTTTCCGGATGATTACATAAAGGACTTTACGGTTTCACTCCGATCAGGAACATGGTGGTGACCGGCCAGGGCTCAGGTACCAACTGATTGTTCTTTACAGTGAAAAGGGCTGTCTTGCCAACCCACCTGTTTTCCACGATCCAGTCATTGGTGAATGCTACCGACGATGGGTGGATCTTGAAACCAGCATTTTGCATTTCATTTTTCCATTCGTCGAAATCCCAGAAGCAGAAGGTTTCGTGCATTTCACTCTGCCAGTTATCCGTATAGTCCTTGCGGCTGAGGAATTCGGCAGCATCTCCAAGAGAAAGACGGATATATCTTTTCTGTTCAAAAATTGTTTCTGCATAAGACAGCTTATAGCCTTCCTGTTTCCTGAAATCCTTTGCGAAGCGAAGGAAGCGTGCATAGGTAGACAATTGCTGCAGGTATTCCGATAAAGAGGATTTGCTTTCCAGGATGCGATGCGGATCAGCGTTGCTGCCATCTTCATCATTCAACCAGAGATATACTTCCTGGTGTTTGTTGTAAGGCGCCACCACATCGCGGTTGATCCAAACGCCGCCATGTACAAGTTCCTCAAAGCGGTTGCGAATGAACTGGAGCAGGTCCTGACGGCTGCCATAAGATTCTATTTCATGTGTGAGGCTGCTTGTATGGATCGTGTTCATGGAGCTGCGATCGAAGGCGAGTCCGGTCACGGCGTTTTTCTTGGAAAAGAAGACAAATGGATTATTGAATTCTCCATTGATCTTCCGCTGCTGACAAAGTTCATAGAGATAACGTGATACTTCGATACCATAGAAATCGGATTCCCTGAATCGTTCATCTTTACAGGCGAGTTTGATCCAGCTCCCTACTGCACAACCAATATCGCCGATACGGCCAGGCTGAATGAAATTGGCAGTGTCCTGGTATTTCATTTCTGCAATATCATCCATCTGGCGTACATACACGTTGTAGTCGCGGGTTTCAGTGAGGTCGCCATCATTGCTGATCATGGCATCGCGGAAAAGCAGCTGCACTTTTTCTGCGATCCTGTATTTCTGCCACACGTTGAATGAGGCAGGGTGCATGTATTCCTGCACGAAAGGTTCCTGTTGCCAGTTCTCGCTTGTGGAAATTTTTTCCACCACATCCCAGGGCATAGCCATATGATGATGCCATGTTTCGATATTGTCCAGCTCTGCCGGCAGAATAGTGAAACCGAGATGATGGTACATGTTCAGCACATTGGTGGAACAAACTACCACGGTGTTTTCGGGAGTACAATCGATTTGTCCTTCACTTTCATGTTTGATGCGTTTGATGGTATAGTCGGCGAAGTTGGGAAGATTGCCTACATCATCGATGCCGTATATATATGTGGGGATGCCGAGATCATTGCCAAATGCTTCGATGGAAATGGCCCTGAGATAGAATGGCAGCGGGTTCCGGCGTGTATTGGAATGGTTGGACGAAGTAACTGCAAACAGCACTGCGTCTATTTTTTCATTTTTTTCCACCGGTTTGCCAAAGACATCCGTAAAACTCTGCAGGCCTTTGCTGATGATATCCTGAAGGTATTTGAACTGAAACTTCGTCAACAATTGATGGCGTCCGGGAATGAGCAGGTACATGGGAACAATTTGCAATAAAGATAGTGGATTCGGTATATTGCAGCCGATATGACCAGGTCCGGTTCTGATATTAAAGTTGCGGTGGATGCCATCGTTTTCGGTTACTCCAAGCAGGAAGGTGTTTCTATTCTGCTGATCCAGCGGAAATATCCTCCGTTCAAAAATGCCTGGGCTATCCCGGGTGGATTCCTGTTACCGGATGAAACGCTGGAAGATGCGGTGAGAAGGGAGTTGCGTGAAGAAACAGGCATTGAAGTGAATTATCTGGAACAGCTGTATACGTTCGGAGCGCCCAATCGCGATCCGAGGCAACGGATCATTTCCATCGCTTACATGGCATTGGTGAAAAGCAGTTTGTTCCAGCAATTGAAAGCCAGTACCGATGCAGAGAATGCGCAATGGTTCAATTTCAGGGAACTGCCGCCACTGGCCTTCGATCATAAAGCTATTCTCGATACAGCTATCGAGAGGATCCGTACCAAGATCCGCTACCAGCCAATCGGCTTTGAACTGCTTGACAAAAAATTCCCCTTTGCAGATCTTGAAAAATTGTACATCGCACTTTTAGGAAGGGATATCGACAGAAGGAATTTCTCCAAAAAAATGCTGGCCCTCGGCATTTTAGATGAAACCAATGAATACGCCAAACCAGAAGGAAAGGGCCGTCCCAGCAAGATGTACCAGTTCAATAAGAAACGTTACCAGCAATTAGAAAGAGAAGGGATCCATTTCGAGATCTAATGTAAACATCTACAGGCAGGAAAAACAAGACTCACGGCGTACGTGGAGTGCTGATGGGTTCCGTTGTGTGCCGCCAGTTGCCCGCCTCCGGGAGTGACCAATACTGTTCGCCTCCGGCGAACAAGCCGGGTGCTGCACCAGACTGTGTCGCCTCCGGCGATATAACAAAAGCAACTCACCGGGAGGTGCGATCAACCTGATTTCGATCTTATTTTGCGTTCATTTAACGCAAAATAAATTTGCTCGAATCAAAATCCTTTCTAAATTTGCGTATAAATAACGCAAAATGAAAACGACAGGCGTAATCGTAGCAAGGTTCCAGACACCCTATCTCCATGAAGGACACAAATACCTCATTGATGAGATCAAATCC
This portion of the Pseudobacter ginsenosidimutans genome encodes:
- a CDS encoding NUDIX hydrolase produces the protein MTRSGSDIKVAVDAIVFGYSKQEGVSILLIQRKYPPFKNAWAIPGGFLLPDETLEDAVRRELREETGIEVNYLEQLYTFGAPNRDPRQRIISIAYMALVKSSLFQQLKASTDAENAQWFNFRELPPLAFDHKAILDTAIERIRTKIRYQPIGFELLDKKFPFADLEKLYIALLGRDIDRRNFSKKMLALGILDETNEYAKPEGKGRPSKMYQFNKKRYQQLEREGIHFEI
- the lpdA gene encoding dihydrolipoyl dehydrogenase; translation: MATDFDLVVIGSGPGGYTAAIRASQLGFKTAIVEKYPVLGGTCTNVGCIPSKAMLDSSENFDIINHKVGKQGIEVSGAKVNFPQLTERNRNVVKQNNDGLNFLMRKNKIQVLTGVASFVDNTKINITNGSEQPKSVTSKYFIIATGSKPSSIPGVNIDKERIITSTEALYLKEQPKEMVIIGGGVIGVELASAYHRIGTKITIIEYADSLIPTMDKELGKELQKLLTKGGINVLVNSPVKSAENTGSGVKVKFADANKNEQEINADYCLVAVGRRAYTTGLGLENTKVQVEKGLVVVNDQLQTAVENIYAIGDVVRGPMLAHKAEDEGVAVVDGIAGKPHKINYLRIPGVVYTWPEVAGVGYTEEQLKAEGIEYRKGKFPFMASGRARASDDTDGFVKVLSDPKYGEVLGVHIIGARAADLIAQAVLAMEFELTDNELCKISYAHPTFSEALKDAYLISSGRGAINI
- a CDS encoding class I SAM-dependent methyltransferase, whose protein sequence is MYLLIPGRHQLLTKFQFKYLQDIISKGLQSFTDVFGKPVEKNEKIDAVLFAVTSSNHSNTRRNPLPFYLRAISIEAFGNDLGIPTYIYGIDDVGNLPNFADYTIKRIKHESEGQIDCTPENTVVVCSTNVLNMYHHLGFTILPAELDNIETWHHHMAMPWDVVEKISTSENWQQEPFVQEYMHPASFNVWQKYRIAEKVQLLFRDAMISNDGDLTETRDYNVYVRQMDDIAEMKYQDTANFIQPGRIGDIGCAVGSWIKLACKDERFRESDFYGIEVSRYLYELCQQRKINGEFNNPFVFFSKKNAVTGLAFDRSSMNTIHTSSLTHEIESYGSRQDLLQFIRNRFEELVHGGVWINRDVVAPYNKHQEVYLWLNDEDGSNADPHRILESKSSLSEYLQQLSTYARFLRFAKDFRKQEGYKLSYAETIFEQKRYIRLSLGDAAEFLSRKDYTDNWQSEMHETFCFWDFDEWKNEMQNAGFKIHPSSVAFTNDWIVENRWVGKTALFTVKNNQLVPEPWPVTTMFLIGVKP
- a CDS encoding SDR family NAD(P)-dependent oxidoreductase — its product is MTYTLITGAGSGLGRAFAVECARRRKNLVLFSLPGSNLESLAAELKTEYGIKVQCYEFDLRDTDALQLYASTVTDQFNIDFLISNAGIGGTSALTDTPLERIDDIIQLNVRSTSLLTRLLIPHLLKQPSSYILNVSSMAAFTPIAYKTVYPASKAFISSFSLGLREEFAGTGLSVSVLYPGPIMTNSNTSRRIIHQGMKGKMGLLSTSDIARIAVKKTLSRYPVIIPGMMNKLNQFLMWFLPLGFRLRLVSKEVKKEMQWSAT